From Pedobacter indicus, a single genomic window includes:
- a CDS encoding sensor histidine kinase, producing MQLILLSLVLLLQNLFQPPTGQKEVFIFEDPSNSMNVTAIHEAFEDGEFDRLHTKDYNPGFTKSTFWLALRLPPEETPNKYYYVVGNPHINWVDLFEVKNDKINLINETGDHLPFDSRPINSRKFVFPIQSSSSTESLYFVKVDKHHESLQITQELVAIDQYHDTQLSEQLISGIFMGMVILLVIFGLFLFLTMKDYLYLFYAAFILSGFLWVSTNLGLGYQIWWSDFPMFENKARPIFSCAQAITALLFIQAFLKLKKRGTIYYINTALVYVGIAILIFFAVPIDYSQFPELVLSVLIIHNTWNLLLVIQFLFICVKESLQANRNAWFFLLAFTALIAFSIIELVAHTGKILVYDSYLSKHGVQTGYMVTAVILTFGLVYRFNNYKKDQERLLRNINQQQQTHSEQIREIQQNERHRIAEQLHNDVGSMLSLASLQLSSIRNEDLADGIKSKINIAEDIIHQANGQIQTISHLLVPFHLQKLGFAAAISYLCDNINHSHQIHLEYKIIGFERMTNYKKPAIIDLYRIIQELLSNIVQHSSAKNAFLQIIEHRDHINVVAEDNGKGITSKDPELKEKELSIASKIHYLNGKIEVLNKQEGGVLVYIQIPLNNLIHDES from the coding sequence TTGCAACTGATTTTACTCTCACTTGTTTTACTCTTACAGAATCTTTTCCAGCCGCCAACAGGGCAAAAAGAAGTCTTTATCTTCGAAGACCCTTCAAACAGCATGAACGTCACGGCGATTCATGAAGCATTTGAAGACGGTGAATTCGATCGTTTACATACTAAAGATTATAATCCTGGCTTCACTAAATCTACGTTTTGGTTAGCATTGCGACTGCCTCCTGAAGAGACGCCGAATAAATACTATTATGTTGTCGGCAACCCACACATCAACTGGGTCGATCTTTTTGAGGTAAAAAATGACAAGATTAATCTAATCAATGAAACTGGCGATCATCTTCCGTTCGATAGCCGCCCCATTAATTCAAGAAAATTCGTATTCCCGATCCAAAGTTCGTCTAGTACGGAATCCCTGTACTTCGTTAAAGTTGATAAACATCATGAATCGCTACAGATTACACAGGAGCTAGTAGCGATTGATCAGTACCACGACACTCAACTTTCTGAACAACTCATTAGTGGAATATTCATGGGCATGGTAATATTGCTTGTCATCTTCGGCTTATTCCTATTCCTAACCATGAAGGATTATTTATACTTGTTTTATGCGGCATTTATTTTATCAGGCTTCCTATGGGTATCAACGAACCTCGGCTTAGGTTATCAGATTTGGTGGTCCGACTTCCCTATGTTCGAAAATAAAGCCCGCCCAATTTTTAGTTGCGCTCAGGCTATAACGGCTTTACTATTTATTCAAGCATTCTTAAAATTGAAAAAACGGGGCACAATCTATTATATCAATACAGCCCTTGTTTACGTAGGCATCGCAATTCTTATTTTCTTTGCCGTACCGATCGACTATTCTCAGTTTCCTGAATTAGTTTTATCGGTATTGATTATTCATAATACGTGGAACCTCTTATTAGTTATTCAGTTTCTGTTTATATGTGTCAAAGAAAGCCTACAAGCGAACAGGAATGCTTGGTTTTTCTTACTGGCTTTTACAGCCTTAATTGCATTTTCAATTATAGAACTTGTCGCACACACAGGTAAGATCTTAGTTTATGACAGTTATCTCTCGAAACATGGAGTGCAAACAGGCTATATGGTTACTGCCGTGATCTTGACATTCGGGTTGGTATATCGATTCAACAACTATAAAAAGGACCAGGAAAGGTTACTCCGAAATATCAATCAGCAGCAACAAACACATAGCGAGCAAATTCGGGAAATACAACAGAATGAGCGTCACCGCATCGCAGAACAACTCCACAACGACGTAGGGTCGATGCTCTCACTTGCCTCCCTGCAGCTATCATCTATAAGAAACGAAGATCTGGCAGATGGAATAAAATCGAAGATAAATATTGCGGAGGACATCATCCATCAGGCAAACGGTCAAATTCAAACAATTAGCCATCTTCTGGTTCCATTTCATCTTCAGAAGTTGGGTTTCGCCGCGGCCATCAGCTATCTTTGTGACAATATCAATCACTCCCACCAAATACATTTGGAGTATAAGATAATTGGTTTCGAAAGGATGACAAATTATAAGAAACCAGCAATTATCGATTTATATAGAATCATACAAGAGCTTTTGTCCAACATAGTCCAGCATTCCTCTGCAAAAAATGCTTTTCTACAAATCATCGAACATAGAGATCATATTAACGTCGTTGCTGAAGATAACGGCAAAGGCATTACATCTAAAGACCCTGAACTAAAAGAAAAAGAACTGAGTATAGCGAGCAAGATCCATTACTTAAATGGTAAGATTGAAGTTTTAAACAAACAGGAAGGTGGGGTGTTGGTGTATATCCAGATACCATTGAATAATTTGATACATGATGAAAGTTAA
- a CDS encoding helix-turn-helix domain-containing protein, whose product MEVETNDIFSKAASFVIHTNKPIFLTGKAGTGKTTFLKYILKHCAKKMVVTAPTGVAAINAGGTTLHSLFHLPFGTYIRDYQLRWDEHDNHIYNRQRLMSKIRLSAERRNLLQELELLIIDEVSMLRADVLDAVDDVLKSVRRDMRPFGGLQLLLIGDLYQLPPVVKNQEWTFLREHYATPFFFDSIAIRELDLVQIELEKIYRQQDPVFIDLLNSIRNNACTAEHIALLNSHYRADFKPDKENIFITLCSHNAQADRINQERLKELKGKTIAVQALVTGDYSESAYPTEQILQLKIGAQVMFIKNDKGLEKRYYNGKIGFIKDISANKRDIWISFNDGSEDVKVSKEEWKNVKYNYDKAEDKVQEETLGTFSQFPIRLAWAVTIHKSQGLTFDRAIIDAGAAFAAGQVYVALSRVRSLEGLVLRSMINPSNIFTNQAVVDYSRRKLTGDEYDDLLRESQRLYLMNLLLETFDWSVITEQAKVLKDETNEKNIVDKQEAVDFLKALAIACSMHEEVATKFQGQLRNLLAQSPVDLKILDERTDKATDWFIKKMEKQVLNPLEGHIKLWTAKKRTKKYIQQCKALLIDCYRKLDRLKKCRSLSKALLEEMEIDDLLEQVKVFHSIHLDLVLKEKDSSVLADGALGANNPESSKSSKVPKGQTKLISLQFFTEGKTIKEIATLRGLTENTITNHLISFIGSEIDVEQLIDTAKLDVILKYMEKNPGLTMSELKAGLGYDISYTDIKIAQQATSR is encoded by the coding sequence ATGGAAGTGGAAACTAATGACATTTTTTCGAAAGCTGCATCCTTTGTTATTCATACGAACAAGCCCATTTTCCTGACAGGAAAGGCGGGTACGGGTAAGACTACTTTTCTGAAATACATCCTGAAGCATTGTGCTAAAAAGATGGTGGTGACGGCGCCAACGGGTGTGGCGGCTATCAACGCGGGAGGCACAACCTTGCACTCGTTGTTTCATTTGCCTTTTGGGACGTACATTCGTGACTATCAGTTGCGCTGGGATGAGCATGACAATCATATTTATAATCGGCAGAGACTGATGAGTAAGATTCGGCTATCGGCTGAGCGCAGGAACCTGCTGCAGGAGCTGGAGCTGTTGATTATCGACGAGGTATCGATGTTGCGTGCGGATGTGCTGGATGCGGTCGATGATGTTTTGAAGTCGGTCCGCCGGGATATGAGGCCTTTTGGTGGTTTACAGCTATTGCTGATTGGTGACTTGTATCAGTTGCCTCCGGTGGTAAAAAATCAGGAGTGGACTTTTCTACGGGAACACTATGCTACGCCTTTTTTCTTTGATTCGATAGCGATACGGGAACTGGATCTGGTTCAGATTGAACTGGAAAAGATTTACAGGCAGCAAGATCCGGTGTTTATTGATTTGTTGAACAGTATTCGAAACAATGCATGTACGGCGGAGCATATTGCGCTGCTGAACAGTCATTATCGTGCTGATTTTAAACCAGATAAAGAGAATATCTTTATTACACTGTGTTCGCACAACGCGCAAGCGGATCGTATTAACCAAGAGAGATTGAAAGAGTTGAAAGGGAAAACCATCGCGGTGCAGGCTTTGGTGACGGGCGATTATTCGGAGTCGGCGTACCCGACGGAGCAGATCTTGCAGTTGAAAATAGGTGCACAGGTGATGTTTATCAAGAATGATAAAGGTCTGGAAAAGCGCTATTACAATGGAAAGATTGGATTTATCAAGGATATTAGTGCGAATAAACGGGATATTTGGATTTCCTTCAACGATGGATCGGAGGATGTAAAGGTGAGCAAGGAGGAATGGAAGAATGTAAAATATAATTATGATAAGGCGGAGGATAAGGTTCAGGAGGAAACCTTGGGTACGTTTAGTCAGTTCCCTATCAGGCTGGCCTGGGCGGTGACAATTCACAAGAGCCAGGGTTTGACCTTTGACCGGGCGATTATTGATGCAGGTGCTGCCTTTGCTGCGGGACAGGTGTATGTGGCGCTTAGCAGGGTGCGTAGTTTGGAGGGACTGGTTCTGCGGTCGATGATTAATCCAAGTAATATTTTCACAAACCAGGCGGTGGTCGATTATTCGCGACGGAAACTGACCGGGGATGAATATGATGATTTGCTTCGGGAGTCGCAACGTCTCTACCTGATGAATTTGCTGCTGGAGACGTTCGACTGGTCAGTGATTACGGAGCAGGCAAAGGTGTTAAAAGATGAAACGAATGAGAAGAATATCGTCGATAAACAGGAGGCGGTGGACTTTCTTAAGGCACTGGCGATAGCCTGTAGTATGCATGAGGAGGTGGCGACAAAATTTCAAGGGCAACTGAGAAATTTATTGGCACAATCGCCGGTGGATTTGAAAATTCTGGACGAACGGACCGATAAGGCGACGGACTGGTTTATCAAGAAAATGGAAAAGCAGGTACTGAATCCGCTTGAGGGTCATATTAAGCTTTGGACCGCAAAAAAAAGAACGAAGAAGTATATCCAACAGTGTAAGGCTTTGTTGATCGATTGCTATCGGAAGCTAGATCGACTTAAGAAATGTCGCTCGCTGAGTAAGGCGCTACTGGAGGAAATGGAGATTGATGATCTTCTGGAGCAGGTGAAGGTTTTTCATTCGATTCATTTGGATTTGGTGTTAAAAGAAAAGGATTCGTCCGTGCTGGCCGATGGAGCGTTAGGAGCAAATAATCCTGAGTCTTCCAAAAGCTCAAAAGTGCCGAAAGGGCAGACTAAATTAATTAGTCTTCAGTTCTTTACGGAAGGAAAAACGATCAAGGAAATAGCGACACTTCGTGGTCTGACAGAAAACACGATTACCAATCATCTGATTTCTTTTATAGGAAGCGAGATTGATGTTGAACAATTGATCGATACGGCTAAACTAGATGTTATCTTGAAATATATGGAAAAGAATCCGGGGCTGACGATGTCTGAGCTGAAAGCAGGGCTGGGCTATGATATCAGCTATACGGATATCAAAATAGCCCAGCAGGCAACTTCGCGTTAG
- a CDS encoding DNA topoisomerase IV subunit B has protein sequence MTNYNEDSIRSLDWKEHIRLRPGMYIGKLGDGSAYDDGIYVLLKEVVDNSIDEFVMGAGKTIDITVSESKVSVRDYGRGIPLGSVVDVVSKINTGGKYDSKAFQKSVGLNGVGTKAVNALSNAFTVQSYRAGKTRIAEFSKGELLNDHEKETTQRNGTAVVFHPDDSIFKNYKYRMEFVENMIWNYVFLNSGLTVNFNGTKFHSEHGLKDLLERTVEPEGMRYPIVHLKGDDIEVALTHGQAYGEEYYSFVNGQHTTQGGTHQQAFREAIVKTVREFYKKDFDAADIRASIIAAIAIKVQEPVFESQTKTKLGSQSIGPDGPTVRTFINDFIKKYLDDYLHRNQEAADALLKRILQSERERKDIAGIKKLANERAKKASVHNRKLRDCKIHYDDKHERNQETTLFITEGDSASGSITKSRDVQTQAVFSLKGKPLNAFGLTKKVVYENEEFNLLQHALNIEDGLDGLRYNNIVIATDADVDGMHIRLLLMTFFLQFFPDLVKAGHVSILQTPLFRVRNKKETIYCYSDEERVAAIAKLGNKPEITRFKGLGEISPEEFGLFIGPDMRLDPVMLMKENKVGELLSYYMGKNTPDRQKHIVNNLHVELDVEEELLGV, from the coding sequence ATGACAAATTATAACGAAGACAGCATACGGTCACTCGACTGGAAAGAGCATATCAGGCTTCGCCCGGGTATGTATATAGGGAAATTAGGAGACGGTTCAGCTTATGACGATGGTATCTACGTTCTGTTAAAAGAAGTTGTTGACAACAGCATTGATGAATTCGTTATGGGGGCTGGCAAAACTATTGACATCACCGTCAGCGAATCCAAAGTCTCCGTTCGCGATTATGGTCGCGGCATCCCCTTGGGGAGCGTTGTCGATGTCGTGTCCAAGATCAACACCGGCGGTAAGTACGACAGCAAAGCCTTCCAGAAGTCGGTCGGCCTCAATGGCGTTGGTACCAAGGCCGTCAATGCCCTTTCCAATGCCTTTACCGTACAATCCTATCGTGCAGGCAAGACCCGTATTGCTGAATTCAGCAAAGGAGAGTTGTTAAACGACCATGAGAAGGAAACCACCCAGCGCAATGGTACCGCCGTCGTCTTCCATCCCGACGATAGCATCTTCAAAAACTACAAATACCGCATGGAATTTGTAGAGAACATGATCTGGAACTACGTATTCCTCAACTCCGGCCTCACCGTCAATTTCAATGGCACCAAATTCCATTCCGAACATGGGCTTAAAGACCTGTTAGAAAGAACCGTAGAGCCCGAAGGCATGCGCTATCCTATTGTCCACCTCAAAGGTGACGATATCGAAGTTGCCTTGACCCATGGCCAAGCCTATGGAGAAGAATACTATTCATTCGTCAACGGCCAGCACACCACCCAAGGCGGCACACACCAGCAAGCCTTTCGCGAGGCCATTGTCAAAACCGTTCGCGAATTTTATAAAAAAGACTTCGATGCGGCAGACATCCGCGCATCTATTATTGCCGCCATCGCCATCAAAGTTCAGGAACCCGTATTCGAGTCGCAGACCAAAACCAAACTCGGTTCCCAGAGTATCGGCCCAGACGGACCAACCGTACGTACCTTCATCAATGATTTCATCAAGAAATACCTTGATGACTATTTGCACCGCAATCAGGAAGCCGCCGATGCCCTCTTAAAACGTATTTTACAATCCGAGCGCGAGCGCAAAGACATCGCAGGCATCAAAAAGCTCGCTAATGAACGCGCAAAGAAAGCCTCCGTACATAACCGGAAACTTCGCGACTGCAAGATCCATTACGACGATAAGCACGAGCGCAACCAAGAAACCACCTTGTTCATCACAGAGGGTGACTCCGCCAGCGGATCCATCACCAAATCCCGCGATGTACAAACCCAGGCCGTCTTCAGCTTAAAGGGGAAACCCCTCAACGCCTTCGGCCTCACCAAAAAAGTGGTTTATGAAAACGAAGAATTCAACCTATTGCAACACGCCCTCAACATCGAAGATGGGCTTGACGGCCTCCGTTACAACAACATCGTCATCGCTACCGATGCCGATGTCGACGGAATGCACATCCGTCTTTTGCTTATGACCTTCTTTCTTCAGTTCTTCCCCGATCTTGTTAAAGCAGGGCACGTATCCATCTTACAAACCCCACTGTTCAGAGTACGGAACAAAAAAGAAACCATCTATTGCTATAGCGATGAAGAGCGCGTAGCCGCCATCGCCAAGCTTGGCAACAAGCCAGAGATCACCCGTTTCAAAGGCCTGGGTGAGATTTCCCCCGAAGAGTTTGGCCTCTTTATCGGTCCGGATATGCGCTTAGACCCCGTTATGCTGATGAAAGAAAACAAAGTAGGCGAGCTGCTAAGCTATTATATGGGTAAAAATACACCCGACCGGCAGAAACACATTGTCAATAACCTGCATGTAGAGTTAGATGTAGAGGAAGAGCTGCTGGGGGTGTAG
- a CDS encoding serpin family protein, whose protein sequence is MNALSLSILSFFAVLAISPMACQDSADVKKEEGRQNLNFTPKEEQKLAQDNEFTFSLFNEALTNLNEGNNILMSPVSASLVLAMLHNGAEDETKAAIGKALRFEGFSDEEINTYYQKIIQVLPNLDPNTTLDIANSIWYRQEFRAKSSFLDINRSFYQAEVGALDFNNPQAPKTINDWVSKNTNGKIPTIVDDISPDMVMYLINAIYFKGSWQEKFDSERTQQKAFKRSNGSDLQTDFMNIQEKFNIVQNNDVQGIELPYGDGQFSMFVFMPTGTTDLKEFIKKFDDSEFLASVYSGFSKRETNLSIPKFKFAYENTLNDELERLGMGVVFSDQANLSGIADEDLLVSEVKQKAFIEVNEEGTEAAAVTGVGVSVTSMPMVQTLTFDKPFFFLIRENNCGLILFTGAVNDPSKEENKG, encoded by the coding sequence ATGAATGCATTGAGCCTTAGTATTTTGAGTTTTTTTGCAGTTCTGGCGATATCTCCGATGGCCTGTCAGGATTCAGCAGATGTAAAGAAAGAAGAAGGTCGTCAAAACCTAAACTTTACCCCAAAAGAAGAGCAGAAACTTGCTCAGGATAACGAATTTACGTTTAGTCTTTTTAATGAAGCGCTGACCAATCTGAATGAAGGAAATAACATTTTGATGTCGCCAGTCAGCGCCAGCTTAGTTCTCGCTATGCTCCACAACGGTGCAGAAGACGAAACTAAAGCTGCTATCGGAAAAGCACTTCGGTTTGAAGGCTTCAGTGATGAAGAAATCAACACCTATTACCAGAAAATCATTCAGGTGCTCCCTAATTTAGATCCGAATACCACATTAGACATAGCCAATTCCATCTGGTATCGTCAAGAATTTAGGGCCAAGTCATCTTTTTTAGACATCAACCGTAGTTTTTATCAAGCTGAGGTTGGCGCCCTAGATTTCAATAACCCACAGGCTCCGAAAACCATCAACGATTGGGTAAGCAAAAATACCAACGGGAAGATCCCTACGATTGTTGATGACATCTCACCTGATATGGTCATGTATCTGATCAACGCCATCTATTTCAAAGGTAGCTGGCAAGAAAAGTTCGATTCTGAGCGTACACAGCAGAAGGCATTTAAGCGGTCCAATGGTTCCGACCTGCAGACTGATTTTATGAATATCCAGGAAAAGTTTAATATTGTTCAGAACAACGATGTCCAGGGCATTGAGTTGCCATATGGCGACGGACAGTTTAGCATGTTTGTTTTTATGCCGACAGGTACGACCGATCTGAAAGAATTTATCAAAAAATTTGATGATAGTGAGTTTCTTGCAAGCGTATACAGCGGTTTTAGCAAAAGAGAAACAAATCTTTCAATCCCCAAGTTCAAATTTGCTTACGAAAATACCCTCAACGATGAGCTAGAAAGATTGGGAATGGGGGTAGTCTTTAGCGATCAGGCCAACCTTTCAGGCATTGCTGATGAAGATCTTCTGGTTAGCGAAGTTAAGCAGAAAGCCTTTATCGAAGTTAATGAAGAAGGTACCGAAGCTGCCGCCGTTACCGGTGTAGGTGTCAGCGTTACTTCCATGCCTATGGTTCAGACACTGACTTTCGACAAACCCTTTTTCTTCCTCATCCGCGAAAACAATTGCGGTTTGATTCTTTTTACAGGCGCTGTCAATGACCCGTCGAAAGAAGAGAATAAGGGTTAA
- a CDS encoding response regulator transcription factor — protein MMKVKILIAADQSFATDDLISSLGNDDSFELLDSVNTRKTLVNTLSQAVPDILILDINMPLLDGIDTLTALAQKYPSVRTVAISNYASLRLITEIRKLGAKGYLLSNTPFHYFKKIVLEIYGGLNWGEYLENDEEQPTSYYLSADFKAFHLTKREIEVIQLMNKQFNTNEISDFLYLSEFAIQTIKENIFLKLGIQNENQLISFAKENKIVD, from the coding sequence ATGATGAAAGTTAAGATCTTGATAGCTGCAGACCAATCCTTCGCGACTGATGACCTAATTTCATCATTGGGAAACGATGACAGCTTTGAATTATTGGACTCGGTAAACACCCGAAAGACTTTGGTGAACACTCTAAGTCAGGCGGTTCCCGACATCCTTATATTGGATATCAATATGCCACTTCTGGATGGAATTGACACCCTTACCGCTTTAGCACAGAAGTACCCTTCTGTTAGAACGGTTGCGATCAGCAATTATGCGTCCCTAAGGTTGATCACAGAGATCAGAAAACTTGGAGCGAAAGGATATCTTTTGTCAAATACGCCTTTTCATTACTTCAAAAAAATTGTATTAGAGATATATGGCGGCCTGAATTGGGGTGAGTACCTAGAGAACGATGAAGAACAACCTACATCCTATTATTTAAGTGCCGATTTTAAAGCTTTTCATCTAACAAAACGTGAAATAGAGGTTATTCAACTGATGAACAAACAATTTAACACGAATGAAATCAGTGATTTTTTGTATTTGAGCGAATTTGCGATCCAAACTATCAAAGAGAATATTTTTTTAAAACTTGGTATTCAAAACGAAAATCAATTAATTAGCTTCGCCAAAGAGAATAAGATTGTGGATTAA
- a CDS encoding DNA-directed RNA polymerase subunit omega, with protein sequence MENNTEKQVVPVPTTTVTRDLRDLDKNTENIYESIVIISKRANQIASDIKEELHSKLADFATVNDNLEEVFENREQIEISKHYERMPKPTLLAVDDFMNDKVYYRNPTAEQD encoded by the coding sequence ATGGAGAACAATACAGAAAAACAAGTGGTACCAGTTCCAACCACAACCGTTACGCGTGATTTACGTGACTTGGATAAGAATACAGAGAACATCTATGAGTCTATCGTAATCATTTCAAAACGTGCTAATCAAATTGCTAGTGATATCAAAGAAGAACTTCACAGTAAACTTGCTGATTTCGCTACGGTAAACGATAACTTAGAGGAAGTGTTTGAGAATCGTGAGCAGATTGAAATTTCTAAACATTACGAGCGTATGCCGAAACCTACTCTTTTAGCAGTAGATGACTTCATGAATGATAAGGTTTACTACCGCAACCCTACTGCAGAGCAGGACTAA
- a CDS encoding cupin domain-containing protein: MATQSKEKLFNDIEQTLVNHGFTIVERDENRPWGGFFVIDEEQAQQFADAFFDGIDVKDLRIAGKLSPKILFVAPNKKLSWQYHHRRAEIWQVYQGEVGVITSQTDEEGELQKLNEGDVIKLEQGQRHRLVGLDEWAVLAEIWQHTDPANPSNEEDIVRVQDDFGR; this comes from the coding sequence ATGGCAACTCAATCCAAAGAAAAACTATTTAACGATATAGAGCAAACCCTCGTTAACCACGGTTTCACCATTGTAGAGCGAGATGAAAATCGTCCGTGGGGAGGTTTCTTCGTTATCGACGAAGAGCAGGCACAACAGTTTGCCGATGCATTTTTTGACGGTATCGACGTCAAAGACTTGCGCATCGCAGGAAAATTAAGTCCCAAGATATTGTTCGTTGCCCCCAATAAAAAACTATCCTGGCAGTACCACCATCGTCGTGCAGAAATCTGGCAGGTTTATCAGGGCGAAGTAGGCGTCATCACCAGCCAGACCGATGAAGAGGGCGAGCTTCAGAAACTGAACGAAGGCGATGTAATCAAGCTAGAGCAAGGCCAGCGTCACCGTCTGGTAGGTTTGGACGAATGGGCCGTATTAGCAGAAATCTGGCAACATACAGACCCTGCCAACCCTTCAAACGAAGAAGACATCGTGCGCGTACAAGACGATTTTGGCAGATAG
- a CDS encoding outer membrane protein assembly factor BamD, with translation MFKNKRIVQTLAMLMLLVIGLSSCKSKFEKLRASNDTGRKYQEAIRYYNDKKFSKALVLFDDLVKRYRGRPEAEDLNYYFAYTNFQLKDYTTARYQFQSFTESYPGSQRAEECRYMAAYCYYLESPVYSLDQENTLKAIEALQLFINIYPNSERAEEAANLIDNLRGKLERKSYENSKIYLDIGDYLAAVIAFDNSLRDYPDTKYAEQLEYYKIEAQYLYALNSSERRQEERFNDAIEFADDFAADYPESAHLDDALKFKSDSEKGIERVRKTLEEWSVLQEEAEARRERLQERSKSEELIEETPVSPEG, from the coding sequence ATGTTTAAAAACAAACGTATAGTACAAACGCTTGCCATGTTGATGCTTCTTGTCATTGGTCTCTCTAGCTGTAAGAGCAAGTTTGAGAAGTTGCGCGCGAGCAACGATACCGGCAGGAAATATCAGGAAGCTATTCGATATTATAATGATAAGAAGTTTTCAAAAGCTCTTGTTTTATTCGATGATCTTGTAAAAAGATATCGTGGAAGACCAGAGGCTGAAGATTTAAATTACTATTTTGCATATACAAATTTCCAACTAAAAGACTATACTACAGCCCGTTATCAATTCCAGAGCTTTACTGAAAGCTATCCGGGAAGTCAGCGTGCAGAAGAATGTCGATACATGGCAGCTTATTGCTATTATCTGGAATCTCCGGTGTATTCTCTGGATCAGGAAAATACACTTAAGGCAATTGAAGCACTGCAGTTATTTATTAATATCTACCCAAATAGTGAACGAGCTGAAGAAGCAGCAAACCTGATAGATAACCTCCGTGGCAAATTAGAACGTAAGTCATACGAAAACTCCAAAATATACCTTGATATTGGTGATTACTTGGCCGCGGTTATCGCTTTTGATAATTCATTGAGAGATTATCCTGACACGAAATACGCTGAACAACTGGAATACTACAAAATCGAAGCACAGTATCTTTATGCATTGAATAGTTCTGAGCGCAGACAAGAAGAACGCTTTAACGATGCTATCGAATTTGCAGATGACTTCGCTGCAGATTATCCGGAAAGCGCGCACCTAGACGATGCTTTAAAATTTAAATCTGATTCTGAGAAAGGTATTGAACGGGTTCGAAAAACATTAGAAGAATGGTCTGTCCTACAGGAGGAAGCGGAAGCTAGGCGCGAGAGACTGCAAGAGAGAAGTAAGTCAGAAGAATTAATTGAAGAAACCCCCGTTAGCCCAGAAGGTTAG